The sequence CTGGGGCAGGCCGAAACGTGGGCTCTGCCGGGCCTTCACCTCAATGAAAACCACAAAGCCCCGATGGCGGGCAATGAGGTCCACCTCCCCCCAGGGGGTGCGGTAGTTGCGGGCCAGAAGCCGATAACCCTGGCGCTGCAAAAAGTCCGCGGCCAGCTCCTCCCCCCGCCCTCCCAGCCGGTGCCGGGGATCGGCCTCGCCTTTCCTTACCCGGGGGCCGGTCATGGGCCGGCCTCCTCCGGGGGCAGACCCTCAAACCATTCCCGCACCCCCCGGAAGGTGCGCCGGTGCAACGGGCAAGGACCCCAGCGCCGGAGGGCCTCCAGGTGTTCGGCGGTGGCATAGCCTTTGTGGCGGGCGAAATTGTATTGCGGATACTGGCGGTGGCAGGCCTCCATGAGGTGGTCCCGGTGCACCTTGGCCAGGACCGAAGCGGCGGCGATGGAAAGACAGCGGGCATCGCCGTCCACCACCGGCTGCTGCGGCAAAGCCAGGGGCAGGGGCTCCCGGCCGTCCACCAGGATAAGCTCCGGAGTGAGGCTCAAGGCCGCCACCGCCCGGGCCATGGCCTTCAGGGAAGCCGCCAGGATCCCCCAGCGCTCAATCTGGCGGGGGCTGAGCTCCGCCACCGCGAAGGCCAGGGCGCGGCGACGGATCTCCTGGGAGAACTCCTGGCGCTGGGCGGGGGTCAGGAGCTTGCTGTCGGTGAGCCCCGGAAACTGCGCCCCCGGCGGCAGGATCACTGCCGCGGCCACCACCGGGCCGGCCAGAGGCCCCCGGCCTGCCTCATCCACGCCGCAGATGCGGCTGAGGCCCTTGCTCCGCCAGAAGGCCTCCGGGTCGTCCATCGCCCCGCCTGCCCCTGCCATGGGCCGGCCCTCAGACCGTGGCGGTCCGCTTTTCCTTCAGGCGGGCGGCCTTGCCGGAGCGCTGGCGCAGGTAGTACAGCCGGCTGCGCCGCACCCGGCCCCGGCTCACCACCACAATGCGCTCGATATTGGGGGAGTGCAAGGGAAAGATGCGCTCCACCCCCACGCCGTAGGAGACCTTCCGCACCGTGAAGGTGGCCCCGGTGAGGGCCCCCCGCTTGCGGATGACCACGCCCTTGAAGACCTGCACCCGCTCCTTGTCGCCTTCCACGATGCGCACATGCACTTCCACGGTATCACCGGGCCGAAAGTCGGGCAGATCCGCCCGCATCTGCTCCCGGGATAACTGCACCAAACTGTCCATAGCCTTATCCGTCCTGCTGTTCAGAGATTTCCGTCAACTGTGCCAAAAATTCCCGGTCCGCGGGGCTCAAAGCGGCCCGGCTGAGGAGCTCCGGCCGCCGCCTGAGGGTGCGCCTGAGGGCCTCCTGCCGCCGCCAGCGGGCCACCGCGGCGTGGTCTCCGGAGAGGAGAATCTCCGGCACCGCGTGTCCCTCGAAAACCCGAGGGCGGGTGTAGTGCGGATGATCCAGCAGCCCCGTCTGAAAGGATTCCTCGGCCGCCGAGCCCTCGCAGCCCAACACGCCAGGCAAAAGCCGCACCACCGCGTCGGTCACCACCAAGGCGGCGGGCTCCCCGCCGGTGAGCACGTAATCGCCGATGGAGAGCTCCTCATCCACATAATGCGCCAGGCGGTCATCCACCCCTTCATAATGCCCGCAGACGAGGAGGAGATGAGGCCGGGCCGCCAGTTCCTGCACCTTTTTCTGGGTCAACAGCCCGCCTGCGGGCGAAAGCAAAATGACCCAGACGCCTTCATCCGCCGCCCTCACCGCCCGGATGGCCGCCACCAAAGGCTCGATTTTCATCACCATGCCCGGCCCGCCCCCGTACGGCCGGTCATCCGCGGTGCGGTGGCGGTCGGTGGTGAAGTCCCGGAGATCAATGACCCGGAAGGTCACCGCCCCCTGTTCCTGGGCCCGCTTCAGGATGCTTTGTTTCAGCGGGCTGGCGAAAAACTCCGGGAACAGGGTGAGGATATCAATCTGCATAGATATCCAGCAACCCCGGCGGCGGCTGCACCTTCATGCGGCCCTGGGCCGTGTCCACCTCCAGGACCACCTCCTCCAGGGCCGGCAGGAGAATCTCCCGGGAGCCCCGGCGCACCACATAGACGTCATGGGCCGGGGTGACCAGGATGTCCGTGAGCTCCCCCAGCACCTCGCCGGTCTCCGCCAGCTCCACGGTGAGCCCCAGGAGCTGGAAATGGTAATACTCCCCGGGGGGCAGAGGAGGAAAGCGCTCCGGGTCGGCCGTCACCTCCTGGCCCCGGAGGGCCTCGGCCTCCTCCCGGGTGCGGATGCCCTCCACGTCCAGCAGCACCACGCGCCGGCCCTCCCGTGCCTTCAGCACCCGGTGGCGGCTTGGGCCGATCATCACCTCGCCCACGGCCTCAAAGACCTCGGGCTGGGGCTCCAGGGTGCCCACCTTGAGGGTGCCCCGGATGCCGTGGGCCCCCACCACCGTGCCCAACCGCACCCGCCGGGGAGGCTCGCTACTCAATGATCTCCAAAACGGCGCGCTTGCGCATCTTGGTGGAGGCGGCGTTGAGGATGGTGCGCATGGCCCGGGCCGTGCGCCCCTGCTTGCCGATGACCTTGCCCAGATCCTCCTTGGCGACCTTGAGCTCGATGACCGACGTCTGCTCCCCTTCAATCTCCTTCACCGACACCTGATCCGGGTGGTCCACCAGAGCTTCCGCAATGAACTTGATGAGGTCCTTCATCCGACCCACCTCCGAGGCGGCAGGGACGGGCGGGCGCCAGGAGCCGGCGGGGTTCTCAGCCGCCTGGTCGGGGTTGGGGCCCGACCGGGCGCCTCAGGACACGCTGCGGCTGCGCCACTGCTTTAAGAGACTGGCCACCGTGTCCGTGGGCGTGGCCCCCCGGCTCTGCCACAACGCCAGCCGGTCCTCCTTGATGGAGATGGCCGCGGGCTCCTGCCGGGGATCATACGTGCCCACAATCTCCAGAAACCTCCCGTCCCGGGGAGACTCACTGTTCGCCACCACAATGCGATAAAAAGGCCGCTTCTTGGCCCCATAGCGGGCCAACCGAATCCGTAACGCCATTACGCCGTGTCGTCCTCCTGTGAGGTGATGGGTTGGGGGGAGGGCCAGGGAACACAGTTCCCTGCCCTCCCCCCAAGCCCCCCTCCCAACCCTTTAAGGGATTGGGGAGGGGGGGTGGGGGAGGGGTAAGGGGCCACCGCCCCTTAGCCCCTCCCCCACAACTCCTACAACAAACCGCCGGGGAGAGGCATTTTGCCTTTTTTGGCCGCCCGACCCATCTGTTTCATCATTTTTTGGGTGAGGGCGAAGTTTTTCAGCAGGCGGTTGACCTCTTCCACGGTGGTGCCGCTCCCTTTGGCGATGCGCCGCCTCCGGGAGCCGTTGATGATCTGGTAGTTGTCCCGTTCGGCGGGGGTCATGGAGTTAATGATGGCCTCCACCCGTTTGAGTTCCCGCACGTCGGGTTTGGCGCCTTTGAGGGCCTTGATTTTGTTCAGTCCCGGGATCATGTCCAGGAGCTGTTCCAGGGAGCCCATCTTCATCATCTGGCGGATCTGTTCCCGGAAATCCGTCAGGGTGAAGCTCTCTTCCCTGAGTTTGCGCTCCAGGGCCTTGACCTGTTCGCTGTCGAAGGTCTCCTGGGCCTTTTCGATGAGGCTTAGGACATCCCCCATGCCCAGGATGCGGCCGGCCAGGCGGTCGGGGTGGAAGGGCTCCAGGGCGTCCAGTTTTTCGCCCACGCCCAGAAACTTGATGGGCCGGCCGATGACGGCCCGCATGGACAGGGCCGCGCCCCCCCGGGCGTCGCCCTCCACCTTGGTGAGGATGACTCCCGTGAGGTTGAGGAGGTCATGGAAGCTTTGGGCCACGGTGACCGCGTCCTGGCCGGTCATGGCGTCGGCCACCAAGAGGATCTCCCGGGGTCGCACCCGCTCCCGGATGGCCTGCAGCTCCGCCATCAGGGGGCCGTCGATGTGCAGGCGGCCGGCGGTGTCCAGGATGACGGTGTCGTAGCCCACGGCGTGGGCCGCCTCCATGGCCGCCTCCGAGATGGCCACGGGGTTGTCCGTGGAGCGGGTGGGGTGCACCGCCACGCCGATCTGCTCCCCGAGTTTGGTGAGCTGCTCGATGGCCGCGGGCCGCTGGACGTCCGCGGGGACGAGATACGGCTGGCGGCCTTGGGCCTTGAGGCGTTTGGCCAACTTGGCGGCGGTGGTGGTCTTGCCGGAGCCCTGGAGGCCTACCAGCATCAGGGCCACGGGGGGCCGGCCGGAGAGGTCCAGCTTGGGGGATTCGCCGCCCAGGAGCCGGGTGAGCTCCTCGTGGACGATCTTGATGACCGTCTGGGCGGGGGTGAGGCTGGCCATGACCTCCTCGCCCACGGCCCGCTCCCGCACCTGGTCGATGAAATTCTTGGCCACCTTGTAGTTGACGTCGGCCTCCAAGAGCGAGAGGCGCACTTCCCTCAGGGCCTGGGTGACATCGGCCTCGGAGAGCTTGCCCCGCCCTTTGAGCTTCTTGAAGACCTGGGCCAGTTTATCGGATAAGCGCTCAAACATTTACCTAGTAGTAAACTCAGTTATCAGCTTGTAGTGTAGGATTAACCAACTATTTTCAGCGGTTAATGCCATTTCTACTTCGAAAATATTGTTCAGTAAAATTCTTTCTATAATTACATCTTTTTATTAAATTAATTGTTTCTTTATAATGAATAGCATATTTTTTATCAAGCATTTTGGAATTATGTTCCAAAATCTTAATTATACTATTTTCTTCCATAGTATCAGGTTCTATTTCAACCCATGCATATAATAGCTCATAAAAATTATTATCTGGAGTTGGGCATATCCTTCTTAAAATATCATTTTTATTAATTTCATTATATAAATTTCCATTATACCCCTCTATCGTCTTCCATTCAGGAATTGATTTCAATAATTTGTCTATTAAACTATTCTCTATTAGTAGTCTTGCTCCCTTTTGTCTGCTTCCCAGCCAAACAGCGCGAGCCAAACAATCACTATTAGGCAACTGTTTTTGAAAATCGTCTCTGGTTAGCCTCTGGTCATATTCTAATTTTCCTTTAACAACAGCCCCTTTAAGTAACATACCCTTTTTTAAAAGATTTATATAAAGTTTCTGCAAATTTTTTAAAATATTTTTAAGTTCTTTGCGGCATCCCGTAATCAAAAGGCTATCGCTAAACATAGAAATCTTTGATTCGCGATCATAATCAGCAAATTTGTTGAATATAGAGAATGTTTCATTGTAGAAAAAATTTAGCTTTGAATAAGCCACATCCCATCCCAATTGATAATATCCTGAGATGCCCAATAAATCACCGTAATAAGTAAACCCCATTTATCCCCCCTTTAATAACAATGACCTTTTATTAGTTTAAATGTATTTAAAATATTTACCCAAGTTTGATCATCCCCAACGGCTTCAGCTTGGCCACCTTTTTGGAAATGCCGGCGCCGCGGGTGACGTTCACCACGATCGCAACGCCCTTATAGGCGTCGGAGATGTCCTCGTAAATGGTCCCCAAGCAACCCTCGGACTCTGGACTTTGGACCTTGGACTTTGGACTATCAACTTCGAACTTTGAACCCTGAACCCGGAACTAACCCTTGATCACCCCCAACGGCTTCAGCTTGGCCACCTTTTTGGAGATGCCGGCGCCGTGGGTGACGTTCACCACGTTCTCCACATCCTTGTAAGCCTCGGAGATCTCTTCGTCGATGGTGTCCCGACCGGCGCCCCGGACGATGATGCCCTTGGCCGCCATCTCCTGCACCACCCGCCGGCCCTTGGCCGCCTTGATGGCCGCGGCCCGGCTGAGCTCCCGGCCGGCGCCGTGGCAGGTGCTGCCAAAGGTCTCCTCCAAGGCGCGCTGGGTGCCCACCAACACAAAGGAATAGCGCCCCATGTCCCCGGGGATGAGCACCGGCTGGCCGGTCTCCCGGTAGGCGGGGGGCACCTCCGGATGCCCGGGGGGAAAGGCCCGGGTGGCGCCTTTGCGGTGCACGCACACCGTCTTTTCCTTGCCGTCGATGACGTGCTTCTCGATCTTGGCGATGTTGTGGGCCACGTCGTAGATGAGCTCCAGACCCAGG is a genomic window of Desulfobaccales bacterium containing:
- a CDS encoding YraN family protein, which encodes MTGPRVRKGEADPRHRLGGRGEELAADFLQRQGYRLLARNYRTPWGEVDLIARHRGFVVFIEVKARQSPRFGLPQEAVHAAKQEKLRVVAEHYLQEQGLREMPVRFDVVAIRFTDRGPVIELIEDAF
- a CDS encoding ribonuclease HII translates to MAGAGGAMDDPEAFWRSKGLSRICGVDEAGRGPLAGPVVAAAVILPPGAQFPGLTDSKLLTPAQRQEFSQEIRRRALAFAVAELSPRQIERWGILAASLKAMARAVAALSLTPELILVDGREPLPLALPQQPVVDGDARCLSIAAASVLAKVHRDHLMEACHRQYPQYNFARHKGYATAEHLEALRRWGPCPLHRRTFRGVREWFEGLPPEEAGP
- the rplS gene encoding 50S ribosomal protein L19 produces the protein MDSLVQLSREQMRADLPDFRPGDTVEVHVRIVEGDKERVQVFKGVVIRKRGALTGATFTVRKVSYGVGVERIFPLHSPNIERIVVVSRGRVRRSRLYYLRQRSGKAARLKEKRTATV
- the trmD gene encoding tRNA (guanosine(37)-N1)-methyltransferase TrmD, coding for MQIDILTLFPEFFASPLKQSILKRAQEQGAVTFRVIDLRDFTTDRHRTADDRPYGGGPGMVMKIEPLVAAIRAVRAADEGVWVILLSPAGGLLTQKKVQELAARPHLLLVCGHYEGVDDRLAHYVDEELSIGDYVLTGGEPAALVVTDAVVRLLPGVLGCEGSAAEESFQTGLLDHPHYTRPRVFEGHAVPEILLSGDHAAVARWRRQEALRRTLRRRPELLSRAALSPADREFLAQLTEISEQQDG
- the rimM gene encoding ribosome maturation factor RimM (Essential for efficient processing of 16S rRNA); the protein is MSSEPPRRVRLGTVVGAHGIRGTLKVGTLEPQPEVFEAVGEVMIGPSRHRVLKAREGRRVVLLDVEGIRTREEAEALRGQEVTADPERFPPLPPGEYYHFQLLGLTVELAETGEVLGELTDILVTPAHDVYVVRRGSREILLPALEEVVLEVDTAQGRMKVQPPPGLLDIYAD
- a CDS encoding KH domain-containing protein, translating into MKDLIKFIAEALVDHPDQVSVKEIEGEQTSVIELKVAKEDLGKVIGKQGRTARAMRTILNAASTKMRKRAVLEIIE
- the rpsP gene encoding 30S ribosomal protein S16, giving the protein MALRIRLARYGAKKRPFYRIVVANSESPRDGRFLEIVGTYDPRQEPAAISIKEDRLALWQSRGATPTDTVASLLKQWRSRSVS
- the ffh gene encoding signal recognition particle protein, with protein sequence MFERLSDKLAQVFKKLKGRGKLSEADVTQALREVRLSLLEADVNYKVAKNFIDQVRERAVGEEVMASLTPAQTVIKIVHEELTRLLGGESPKLDLSGRPPVALMLVGLQGSGKTTTAAKLAKRLKAQGRQPYLVPADVQRPAAIEQLTKLGEQIGVAVHPTRSTDNPVAISEAAMEAAHAVGYDTVILDTAGRLHIDGPLMAELQAIRERVRPREILLVADAMTGQDAVTVAQSFHDLLNLTGVILTKVEGDARGGAALSMRAVIGRPIKFLGVGEKLDALEPFHPDRLAGRILGMGDVLSLIEKAQETFDSEQVKALERKLREESFTLTDFREQIRQMMKMGSLEQLLDMIPGLNKIKALKGAKPDVRELKRVEAIINSMTPAERDNYQIINGSRRRRIAKGSGTTVEEVNRLLKNFALTQKMMKQMGRAAKKGKMPLPGGLL
- a CDS encoding RtcB family protein; the protein is MGTIYEDISDAYKGVAIVVNVTRGAGISKKVAKLKPLGMIKLG